A single window of Periplaneta americana isolate PAMFEO1 chromosome 14, P.americana_PAMFEO1_priV1, whole genome shotgun sequence DNA harbors:
- the Atac1 gene encoding ZZ-type zinc finger-containing protein 3: MDVNYDASTSTEMVDEQLPSTSSSQIDKAQEEESDNTNEFYFESDHLALKGNKDYLALLKTIAVLESQRIKAIQDYDTILSIQEAALQNPMEFVEKLQGGEDLGIPEPQVIAELPTVDWSAYNVSIPVDSLRPLTRKATHRPLSDPSVMDQESADIRSKVLVRGRLFDDSKPETFNQLWTAEEQRRLEELLIEYPPEEIETRRWQKIAAALGNRTTKQVCSRVQKYFIKLHKAGLPIPGRPPKMQSSEAIRKAYHTHRHQRNNHYLFKQTTFFPSQDVPVYMSDFDDDTMGSCPNIPTAEYETKTEDDREDRLSDDEVPEKYRNSVEYCQLYLLRRVKKDREMTRGKPPEQHLGYKCDMCKQEPMRGTRWHCVDCPPDVSVDFCTDCVVTQMESDNPHPLSHHLADIRRTDQPGRGVWDQDYAPHSFSDKPDSYNYLDPNFMPE, from the exons ATGGATGTAAATTATGATGCAAGCACTAGTACTGAAATGGTAGATGAACAGCTTCCAAGTACTTCGTCTTCACAGATCGATAAAGCTCAGGAAGAAGAGTCTGACAACACAAACGAGTTTTATTTTGAATCAGACCACTTGGCTCTGAAAGGAAACAAAGATTATTTGGCACTTCTGAAGACCATAGCAGTTTTAGAATCACAAAGGATTAAAGCTATTCAG GATTATGACACAATTTTGTCTATACAAGAGGCAGCGTTACAGAACCCGATGGAATTTGTAGAGAAGCTCCAGGGAGGAGAAGACCTAGGAATTCCAGAACCACAAGTAATTGCAGAA CTCCCCACAGTGGACTGGTCGGCGTACAATGTCTCAATTCCCGTAGACTCGCTTCGCCCCCTCACCAGAAAGGCCACGCATCGGCCTCTGTCCGACCCCTCTGTCATGGATCAGGAGTCAGCCGACATCAGGTCGAAGGTGCTGGTACGAGGACGGCTCTTCGACGACAGCAAGCCTGAGACTTTCAACCAG CTGTGGACTGCAGAGGAGCAGCGTCGCCTAGAGGAGCTTCTGATCGAGTACCCACCTGAAGAAATAGAGACGAGACGCTGGCAGAAGATCGCAGCGGCCCTGG GTAATCGCACAACCAAGCAGGTTTGCAGTCGAGTGCAGAAATACTTTATCAAGCTCCACAAAGCTGGGCTGCCCATTCCAGGAAGACCTCCAAAAATGCAGTCTTCAGAAGCGATTCGAAAG GCATATCATACACATCGACACCAGAGAAACAACCATTACCTGTTCAAGCAGACAACGTTCTTCCCATCGCAAGATGTTCCTGTCTACATGTCAGACTTCGACGACGACACAATGGGGTCCTGCCCAAACATTCCTACAGCAGAGTATGAAACAAAAACAGAAGACGACAGGGAAGATAGACTGTCA GATGACGAAGTGCCAGAGAAGTATCGCAACTCAGTGGAATATTGCCAGCTGTATCTGCTTCGAAGGGTGAAGAAGGACAGGGAGATGACGAGAGGCAAGCCACCTGAGCAGCACCTCGGATACAAG TGTGACATGTGCAAACAGGAGCCGATGCGGGGCACCCGCTGGCACTGCGTGGACTGTCCGCCGGACGTGTCGGTGGATTTCTGTACCGACTGCGTGGTGACGCAGATGGAGTCTGACAACCCCCACCCACTGTCACACCATCTTGCCGACATCAGGAGAACCGACCAGCCTGGCAGAGGCGTCTGGGACCAGGACTACGCCCCACACTCCTTCTCTGACAAGCCGGACAGCTACAACTACCTGGATCCCAACTTCATGCCCGAGTGA